One genomic segment of Hymenobacter psoromatis includes these proteins:
- a CDS encoding fumarate reductase/succinate dehydrogenase flavoprotein subunit, which produces MVLNSKAPEGPLAEKWDKHKFNVKLVNPANKRKYDVIVVGTGLAGAAAAASLAELGYNVKAFTYHDSPRRAHSIAAQGGINAAKNYQNDGDSVFRLFYDTIKGGDYRSREANVYRLAQVSVSIIDQCVAQGVPFAREYGGLLANRSFGGAQVSRTFYARGQTGQQLLLGAYSALSRQIAYGKVKMYTRSELLDVVVVDGQARGIVTRNLITGEVQTHAGHAVVLATGGYGNVFYLSTNAMYCNATAAWRAHKKGAYFANPCFTQIHPTCIPVSGDYQSKLTLMSESLRNDGRVWVPKTKEMAERVRKDEVKPQDVQEDDRDYFLERKYPAFGNLVPRDVASRNAKQMCDEGKGVGSTGLAVYLDFADVIKRTSAEAVSQKYGNLFEMYEKITDENPYERPMRIYPAVHYTMGGLWVDYNLQTTIPGLYAAGECNFSDHGANRLGASALMQGLADGYFVIPYTIGDQLAATPPKPVTTDHPAFAEAKAGVQARVEQLLSIKGNRTPDEFHKKLGHLMWEYCGMARNAEGLRYAKAEIAKLRKEFWQDVKVVGTGEEMNQALEKASRVADFIELGELMVDDALDRNESCGGHFREEYATEEGEALRRDDEYAYVAAWEYMGENQPERLNKEELVFENVKLTQRSYK; this is translated from the coding sequence ATGGTTTTGAATTCCAAAGCGCCCGAAGGCCCCCTGGCTGAGAAATGGGACAAGCATAAGTTCAACGTCAAGCTCGTGAACCCCGCCAACAAGCGGAAATACGACGTGATTGTGGTGGGCACCGGGCTGGCGGGCGCGGCGGCGGCGGCCTCGCTGGCTGAGTTGGGCTACAATGTGAAAGCCTTTACTTACCACGACTCGCCGCGCCGGGCGCACTCCATCGCGGCGCAGGGCGGCATCAACGCGGCTAAGAACTATCAGAACGACGGCGACTCGGTGTTCCGGCTGTTCTACGATACTATTAAGGGGGGCGACTACCGCTCGCGCGAAGCCAATGTGTACCGCCTGGCCCAGGTGTCGGTCAGCATTATCGACCAGTGCGTGGCCCAGGGCGTGCCTTTCGCCCGTGAATACGGCGGGCTGTTGGCCAACCGTTCCTTCGGGGGCGCGCAGGTAAGCCGCACGTTCTACGCCCGCGGCCAGACCGGGCAGCAGTTGCTGTTAGGAGCCTACTCAGCTTTGAGCCGCCAGATTGCCTACGGCAAAGTGAAGATGTACACCCGCTCGGAATTGCTCGACGTGGTGGTAGTAGATGGCCAGGCTCGCGGCATCGTGACGCGCAACCTCATCACGGGCGAAGTGCAGACCCACGCGGGTCACGCTGTGGTGCTGGCTACCGGCGGCTACGGTAACGTGTTTTACCTGAGTACTAACGCGATGTACTGCAACGCCACGGCGGCGTGGCGCGCCCACAAGAAGGGCGCATACTTCGCTAATCCGTGCTTCACCCAGATTCACCCTACCTGCATCCCGGTATCGGGTGACTACCAGTCGAAGCTGACGCTGATGTCGGAGTCGCTGCGCAACGACGGCCGGGTGTGGGTGCCCAAAACCAAGGAAATGGCCGAGCGCGTGCGCAAGGACGAAGTCAAGCCCCAGGACGTGCAGGAAGATGACCGCGACTATTTCTTGGAGCGCAAGTACCCGGCGTTTGGCAACCTCGTGCCGCGCGACGTAGCCTCGCGCAATGCCAAGCAGATGTGCGACGAAGGGAAGGGGGTAGGCTCGACGGGCCTGGCCGTATACCTCGACTTCGCCGATGTAATCAAGCGCACCAGCGCCGAGGCGGTGAGTCAGAAATATGGTAACCTCTTCGAGATGTACGAGAAGATTACCGACGAGAACCCCTACGAGCGGCCCATGCGCATTTACCCCGCCGTGCACTACACAATGGGCGGCCTGTGGGTAGACTACAATCTACAAACCACCATTCCGGGCCTCTATGCGGCCGGCGAGTGCAATTTCTCAGACCACGGCGCGAACCGCCTGGGTGCTTCGGCGCTCATGCAGGGCTTGGCTGATGGCTACTTCGTTATCCCATACACCATTGGTGACCAACTGGCTGCTACCCCCCCCAAGCCGGTTACCACCGACCACCCGGCCTTCGCCGAGGCCAAGGCGGGCGTGCAGGCCCGCGTGGAGCAGCTGCTCAGCATCAAGGGCAACCGCACGCCGGATGAGTTTCACAAAAAACTCGGCCACCTTATGTGGGAATATTGCGGCATGGCCCGCAACGCCGAGGGCCTGCGCTACGCTAAGGCCGAAATTGCCAAGCTGCGCAAGGAGTTCTGGCAGGATGTGAAGGTGGTGGGCACCGGCGAGGAAATGAACCAGGCGCTGGAAAAAGCCAGCCGCGTGGCCGATTTCATCGAGCTAGGCGAGCTCATGGTAGACGATGCCCTGGACCGCAACGAAAGCTGCGGCGGCCACTTCCGCGAGGAATACGCTACGGAGGAAGGCGAGGCCCTGCGCCGCGACGACGAGTACGCCTACGTGGCAGCTTGGGAATATATGGGCGAAAACCAGCCCGAGCGCCTCAACAAGGAAGAACTGGTGTTTGAGAACGTGAAGCTCACCCAGCGCAGCTATAAATAA